One Stenotrophomonas sp. SAU14A_NAIMI4_5 DNA segment encodes these proteins:
- the waaA gene encoding lipid IV(A) 3-deoxy-D-manno-octulosonic acid transferase, with the protein MRKDPVEWILRGLYSVVLYILLPITVYHLVWRGFRVREYFRRWDERYASYPQPTGQPRVWLHAVSVGEVNAAAPLVNALREQRPDIRWVITTITPTGSERVRALWGDALDHVYLPYDVPGSVNRFLGHFQPSLALILETELWPNMLFGCRDRRIPVYILNARLSARSLRGYRVLAALIRRALRTVTCVAAQSEDDAARFVQLGAAPEQVQALGNLKFDITTPDVRPFVAQFHAQVPASRPVWIAASTHDGEEQAVIDLHRRLRERHPDLLLLWAPRHPERFPKVEALAREQGWSVATRRAQQWPGAGTEVFVIDTLGELMPFYGCAQVAFVGGSLQAIGGHNLLEPAAMGTAAVTGPHLHNFSEISRRMREAGALLIGEDVQAVGDLLQHLLDDAQAREDMARAGCTLVSNGRGALQRTLALVAPHLPPPRD; encoded by the coding sequence ATGCGTAAAGACCCTGTCGAATGGATCCTGCGCGGCCTGTATTCGGTCGTGCTCTACATCCTGCTGCCAATCACCGTGTACCACCTGGTCTGGCGCGGTTTCCGGGTCCGTGAATACTTCCGGCGCTGGGATGAACGCTATGCGTCCTATCCGCAGCCGACCGGCCAGCCGCGGGTCTGGCTGCACGCCGTCTCGGTGGGCGAGGTCAACGCCGCCGCGCCACTGGTCAATGCCCTGCGCGAGCAGCGCCCGGACATCCGCTGGGTCATCACCACCATCACCCCGACCGGGTCGGAGCGGGTGCGCGCGCTGTGGGGCGATGCGCTGGACCACGTCTACCTGCCGTATGACGTGCCGGGCAGCGTCAACCGTTTCCTCGGCCATTTCCAGCCCAGCCTGGCGCTGATCCTGGAAACCGAGCTGTGGCCGAACATGCTGTTCGGCTGCCGCGACCGCCGCATCCCGGTCTACATCCTCAACGCCCGCCTGTCGGCCCGCTCGCTGCGCGGCTACCGGGTGCTGGCCGCGCTCATCCGCCGCGCGCTGCGCACCGTCACCTGCGTGGCCGCACAGTCGGAAGACGATGCGGCGCGCTTCGTGCAGCTCGGCGCGGCGCCGGAGCAGGTACAGGCGCTGGGCAACCTGAAGTTCGACATCACCACGCCGGACGTGCGGCCGTTCGTGGCCCAGTTCCATGCGCAGGTGCCGGCTTCGCGCCCGGTGTGGATCGCTGCCAGCACCCACGATGGCGAAGAGCAGGCGGTGATCGACCTGCACCGGCGCCTGCGCGAGCGCCATCCGGACCTGCTGCTGCTGTGGGCACCACGCCACCCCGAACGCTTCCCGAAGGTCGAAGCGCTGGCCCGCGAGCAGGGCTGGAGCGTGGCCACGCGCCGTGCGCAACAGTGGCCGGGTGCGGGCACCGAGGTGTTCGTCATCGATACGCTGGGTGAACTGATGCCGTTCTACGGCTGTGCGCAGGTCGCCTTCGTCGGCGGCAGCCTGCAGGCCATCGGCGGGCACAACCTGCTGGAACCGGCAGCGATGGGCACGGCTGCGGTGACCGGTCCGCACCTGCATAATTTCTCCGAGATCTCGCGGCGCATGCGCGAGGCCGGGGCGCTGCTGATCGGCGAGGACGTGCAGGCGGTGGGCGATCTGCTGCAGCACCTGCTGGACGACGCGCAGGCCCGCGAAGACATGGCGCGAGCCGGTTGTACGCTGGTGAGCAACGGCCGCGGGGCCCTGCAGCGCACGCTGGCGCTGGTCGCGCCGCACCTGCCGCCGCCGCGCGACTGA
- a CDS encoding amino acid transporter, whose amino-acid sequence MKDDSDAGLRGGRAAFDRLGRDHLLVLALTLLIGGSVIALVGQNTAARAGPAIVLSLLLAAVGTAPLLFCLREVMRRTPDAAGLPVLLQGVCGRRLAAILLGLLLLDLLATLAGAAQSGARHLYAAAGALGAAPQRWLPMSMAAALGLLPVGLAAMLRPRRALLVACGLLTVKVGLGLLLVLLAARYVHYGNWVPWMPSSTGPHRFGLGGVVAAAVPLLGVFASAGLLLGVAPRVQRPHRQLTQVAGGAVLAAMLLLMGLAALQSGLVQFAALDSTRPLSVAVQAVPQLQWVLPLVPVAGWAGLLALQVVVLLLAVELLPALWRRPGADAADHDDRDPGRAMLALGAAALAMLLVPWLPERAVLPPGLAVLPLLAVLCLGLLRPQGPLPRQRTALIYLLAPLAAVLCLVPLARQIQLWQG is encoded by the coding sequence ATGAAGGACGACAGCGATGCCGGTCTGCGCGGCGGGCGGGCGGCGTTCGACCGCTTGGGCAGGGACCACCTGCTGGTGCTCGCGCTGACCCTGCTGATCGGGGGCAGCGTGATCGCGCTGGTGGGGCAGAACACCGCGGCGCGCGCGGGGCCGGCCATCGTATTGAGCCTGTTGCTGGCGGCCGTGGGCACGGCGCCGCTGCTGTTCTGCCTGCGCGAGGTGATGCGCCGCACGCCGGATGCGGCAGGATTGCCTGTGTTGTTGCAGGGTGTGTGCGGGCGGCGGCTGGCGGCCATCCTGCTGGGCCTGCTGCTGCTCGATCTGCTGGCCACCCTGGCCGGTGCCGCGCAGTCGGGCGCCCGCCACCTGTACGCGGCCGCCGGCGCGCTCGGCGCAGCACCGCAGCGCTGGCTGCCGATGTCCATGGCGGCGGCGCTGGGCCTGCTGCCGGTTGGCCTGGCGGCGATGCTGCGGCCACGTCGTGCGCTGCTGGTCGCCTGCGGGCTGCTGACCGTGAAAGTGGGCCTGGGCCTGCTGCTGGTGCTGCTGGCCGCGCGCTACGTGCATTACGGCAACTGGGTGCCGTGGATGCCGTCCTCCACCGGGCCGCATCGTTTCGGCCTGGGCGGCGTGGTGGCCGCGGCCGTGCCCCTGCTGGGGGTGTTTGCCAGCGCGGGCCTGCTGCTGGGCGTGGCACCGCGGGTGCAGCGGCCGCACCGGCAGCTGACCCAGGTGGCCGGTGGAGCGGTCCTGGCGGCCATGCTGCTGCTGATGGGGCTGGCGGCGCTGCAGTCGGGCCTGGTGCAGTTCGCGGCGCTGGACAGCACGCGGCCGCTGTCAGTGGCGGTGCAGGCGGTGCCGCAGCTGCAGTGGGTGCTGCCGCTGGTTCCGGTGGCGGGCTGGGCCGGGTTGCTGGCGCTGCAGGTGGTGGTGCTGCTGCTGGCGGTGGAACTGCTGCCGGCGTTGTGGCGGCGGCCGGGTGCCGATGCCGCTGATCACGACGATCGCGACCCGGGGCGGGCGATGCTGGCTCTGGGTGCGGCTGCGCTGGCGATGCTGCTGGTGCCTTGGCTGCCTGAGCGCGCGGTGCTGCCACCAGGCCTGGCCGTGCTGCCGTTGCTGGCGGTGCTGTGTCTGGGCCTGCTGCGTCCACAGGGCCCGCTGCCGCGCCAGCGCACGGCGTTGATCTACCTGTTGGCGCCGTTGGCGGCCGTGTTGTGCCTGGTGCCGCTGGCCCGGCAGATCCAGCTCTGGCAGGGGTGA